The DNA window TTAGGTTGTTCGTGGACAAAACAACGAAGGTATTATTGTAAATCTTTGTTGACAATCTCGGTTTGCCCTTCACTTTGAAAGTGATAAACGGAAGACATTCGTAGCACAGTTCCACTTAGGTGAAATACCTCATGCCAGAATTTGCTAAGAAAAACAGGGCCCCTATTACTAACCATGCTCTTTGGCATTCCATACACACTTGAGATCATTTTGGTAAAAAACTCTGCTACTTTGACAACAGTGAAATGAGTAGGTAACATACCAAAATGTGCAACTTTGGATAATCTATGAACAACAACAAGCACCACTGTGAATGTTTGGAAGGAAGGGAGCCCTACTATAAAGTCTAAGGATATGTATTCCTAAACATTCAAGGGAATAGGAAGAGGTTGTAATAAACCATATGGTGAGTGAGGGGGGATCTTGGTTTGTTGACATGTGAGACAAGTTTTGACAAATTTAGTGACGTCATTGTGCATTCCCTCCCAATAGACATTCTCCTTTAGTCTCTCTAATGTCTTTGTAATCCCACTATGCCCCCCAATAAGGGATGAATGGAACTCCTCTAAGAGTGTAGCTTTAAAGCCAGAAGATGCTGGAATATAAAGTTTACCTTTATAGAACAACAGGTTATGAACTAGTTTGAAGTCAAGAAATTCAGAAGGTTGGTGGTGCACTTCGGAGAGTAATTCCAGATAAGCCTGATCTTGAAGGCAGTGGGTACGTAGCTTGTCCAAGAAGACCGTGTGTGAAACTGTAAATCCCAAACAAGTAGGGGCAGAATCATGGATGCGAGATAAGGCATCTGCAACTTTGTTTTGAGCTCCGGGTTTATAAACAATCTCATAGAAACAACCCATCAGTTTTGCAAGGTAAAATTGTTGTTCTGGAGTCTGAACAACCTGTTTCATTAGTTCACAAAGACTGCTTTGATCGGTGTGGGTCACAAACTTTCTGCCCATAAGGTATATACTCCATTTTTTTACAGCAGAGGTAATAGCACATAATTCACGCACATAAGTAGAGGAAGCAAGCAAACGTGAACAATACTTCTTACTATAATAACAAATGGGGTGACCTTGTTAGCATAAAACAACACCCATACCAAGTCCAGAAGCATCTGTTTTGATCAAAAACTCACTTGCAAAATCAGGCAGAGTTAATACCAGGCTCTCAGTCATGGCTTGCTTTAATGTAGCAAAAGCATGAGAAACATCTTCATTCCAAAAGAAAGAGTCTTACTTCAAGAGTTCAATAAGAGGGGCTGCAATGGAAGCATAATTCTTCACGGATTTGCGATAGAAGCCCGTGAGGCGCAAAAAACCTCGCAACTGTTTCAATTTATTTGGGGTAGGCCAATTGACCATAGCCTCTATCTTCTCAGGGTATGCACCAACCCCCTCAGTAGACACAATGTGACCAAGATAAGATATAGATGACTGAGCAAAATAGCACTTAGATTTCTTCAAGAAAAATTTGTTATCAAGCAATAATTGAAGTATCAGTTTAAGATGAAATAAGTGTTCTTTTAGAGACTTACTAAAGACTAGAATGTCATCAAAAAATACTAGAACAAAGTGTCGCAAGTAAGGTTCAAAGAGTATGTTCATAGTAGCTTGGAAGGTAGATGGAGCATTACAAAGGCCAAAGGGCATCACGAAGAATTCATAATGACCTTGATGAGTGCAAAAAGCAGTTTTAGGTATGTCACCTGGGCACATAAGAATATGATGATAACCTAAGCGGAAGTCCATCTTGGAGAAGAAGTGAGTACCATAGAGGTCATAAAGCAGTTCATCGATGGAAGGAATCGGAAAGCGATCCTTGATGGTAATGGCATTAAGAGCACCATAATCTACGCAAAACCGCCACGTGCCATCCTTATTGCGTACAATGAGAACCAGAGAGGAAAAAGAACTAGAGATGGGACGAATAATGCCCTGAGTTAGCATGTCACGAATCTGAGTTTCAATTCCACGCTTCTAAAAATGCGGGTAGCGATATGGTCAGACATTCACTGGATTGGTCCTGGTTTGGAGGGGTATTTGGTTATCAGTGTTTCTTAAGGGAGGAAGGTGGGTTGGAGTTTCAAATAGTGGATTGAATTGTTCAGGTAGGATAGAGACAGGTTTAGGAGTTGTAGTGGGAGTGTGTGGTGAAGGTTGTGGGGAGATAAGGTGTAGTTGTAAGCAAGTATCAATGGCTTTGGCAGAGATCATTCTTTTTAACTGGTGGAGTGAAGCTTTTGTTGGGTGAGGTTTGGGAATGCCTTGAAGGAGGATGGTTTGGTTGTTGATGATGAATTTCATTATGAGTGTGTTATAATATGTTAGAATTGGGCCGAGTGTTTTAAGCCACTGGACCCCCATAACTAACTCAACTCCACTAATGGGTAGgacaaaaaaatcaacaaaaaattcaTTGGAGCCTAATAAAATAGTTAATTGACGACACAGATAACCACATGGTAGTTCC is part of the Vicia villosa cultivar HV-30 ecotype Madison, WI linkage group LG2, Vvil1.0, whole genome shotgun sequence genome and encodes:
- the LOC131647174 gene encoding uncharacterized protein LOC131647174 — encoded protein: MLTQGIIRPISSSFSSLVLIVRNKDGTWRFCVDYGALNAITIKDRFPIPSIDELLYDLYGTHFFSKMDFRLGYHHILMCPGDIPKTAFCTHQGHYEFFVMPFGLCNAPSTFQATMNILFEPYLRHFVLVFFDDILVFSKSLKEHLFHLKLILQLLLDNKFFLKKSKCYFAQSSISYLGHIVSTEGVGAYPEKIEAMVNWPTPNKLKQLRGFLRLTGFYRKSVKNYASIAAPLIELLNKKYCSRLLASSTYVRELCAITSAVKKWSIYLMGRKFVTHTDQSSLCELMKQVVQTPEQQFYLAKLMGCFYEIVYKPGAQNKVADALSRIHDSAPTCLGFTVSHTVFLDKLRTHCLQDQAYLELLSEVHHQPSEFLDFKLVHNLLFYKGKLYIPASSGFKATLLEEFHSSLIGGHSGITKTLERLKENVYWEGMHNDEYISLDFIVGLPSFQTFTVVLVVVHRLSKVAHFGMLPTHFTVVKVAEFFTKMISSVYGMPKSMVSNRGPVFLSKFWHEYIPGTSQIKAVDTDLVTRDQILNVLKRKLLKAQEKIKHFTDKHHKEHSFKPGDLVLVKLKPYRQVSVTGYHPKKLAKRFYGPFKITRAIGEVAFELELPPSSKIHSMFHVSQLKSCRGAVDSSLELPPNDFENCPIIEPVAILDRGWKEGKDMVLVQWSGLFPEDATWEAAAITLKYP